A stretch of the Bacillus sp. B-jedd genome encodes the following:
- a CDS encoding LysR family transcriptional regulator, with protein sequence MIGKLDSYRIFYVVSQNKSFSRAAQELYMTQSAVSQAIMKLENELEIQLFYRTSKGIVLTNEGKLLSEHINSAMGMINVAEEKLFEFKTLRTGRLRIGVGDTISRYFLIPYLEEFHARYPGIKLNILNGTTTEICDFIKTGKADLGICNLPIYDDHLQVIPCKEIQDIFVCGEKFKRLTSKPISLDYLMKMPLIFLEKKSNSRIYVEKFFKKRGFNISPVFELGSYDLVLEFAKINLGISCVIKEFSSHYLEKGDLYEIRLGEEIPKRSIGICHLKNVPLSRAAKKFVERINNI encoded by the coding sequence ATGATTGGGAAGTTGGATTCATATCGTATATTTTACGTCGTTAGCCAAAATAAAAGTTTTTCCAGAGCAGCACAGGAATTATATATGACCCAATCTGCAGTTAGTCAAGCTATTATGAAGCTTGAAAATGAGCTAGAAATACAACTTTTTTATAGAACATCTAAGGGCATAGTATTAACAAATGAAGGAAAATTATTAAGTGAGCATATTAATTCTGCCATGGGAATGATCAACGTCGCAGAAGAAAAGCTATTTGAATTTAAAACATTACGGACTGGACGATTGCGTATTGGGGTTGGAGATACCATCTCACGCTATTTTTTAATTCCGTATTTAGAAGAATTTCATGCAAGATACCCCGGAATCAAATTAAATATTTTGAATGGAACCACAACAGAGATCTGCGACTTTATTAAAACTGGAAAGGCAGATTTGGGGATATGTAACTTGCCGATATATGACGACCACCTTCAAGTCATCCCATGTAAGGAGATTCAAGATATTTTTGTCTGCGGGGAAAAATTTAAAAGATTAACGAGTAAACCGATTAGTTTAGACTATTTAATGAAAATGCCACTAATTTTTTTAGAAAAGAAATCGAATTCACGAATATATGTGGAAAAATTCTTTAAAAAGAGGGGCTTTAATATCTCACCTGTGTTTGAACTGGGGTCTTATGATTTAGTATTAGAATTCGCAAAAATAAATTTAGGTATTTCTTGTGTCATAAAAGAGTTTTCAAGTCATTATTTAGAAAAAGGAGATTTATACGAGATAAGGCTAGGAGAGGAAATACCAAAGAGGAGTATTGGCATATGCCATTTAAAAAATGTTCCATTGTCACGGGCTGCGAAGAAGTTTGTAGAACGTATAAATAATATCTGA